GCGTGGTGGTCATCGGAGATCACCGCGGTCACGACTCCACCGTCGGGCAGACCGGCGTCGAAGCGGGCGGCGTCCGTGGCGGCCACGAGCGTGGCGACCTCGGTGTTGGTGGTCTCCAGCGCATCGAGCCGGTTGGACAGGTCCGACACGAGGACGCCCAGACCCACCGACACGGCAACTGCCGCGGCGGCAGCGACCATCGACAGGCGGGTGACCCACGACCGGGAGGCCGGGGCGGCGACGGGACGCACCGACGGTGCCTCGTCGATCGCGGTCACGACCGGACGTTCCTGGCGGACGTTGTCGATCTCCGACATCACGGCCCGACGCAACCCCTCGGGCGGGGTCTCAGCAGCCGCGGCACCGAGCATGGCGCCGACCTCGAGGAGGGAGGCGACCTCGGCCTGCGTGGCAGGCGACGTGGCCATGTAGGCCTCGAAGGCCGCGCGCTCGTCGTCGTCCAGCGCGTCCATGACGTACGCACCGGTCAGGGCATGCAGGTCCTTGCTCATCGTGTCTCCACCTCCATCGCGTCTCGCAGCCGGATCAGGCCGTCTCGCATTCGTGTCTTGACAGTTCCCAGCGGGGTGTCCAGCAGGGCGGCCACCTCTCGGTAGGTGTTGCCGCCGTAGTACGCCATCTCTATCGCTTCTCGTTGTACATCGGTCAGGTTCTTCAGGGCCTCGCGGACCTGTTGTGTCTCGAACCTGGTCTCCACCGCATCGGCAACGCTGTCGAACGGGCGCTCGCGACTCTCTCGCGACACCCGCTCCTCCCGATCTCGGGAGGACTGCACGCTGCGGACCCGGTCGACCGCTCGTCGGTGCGCCATCGTGAGGATCAACGACTTGGCGCTTCCACGATCGGTATCGAACCTCGTCGCGGTTCTCCACACCTCCACCATCACGTCCTGCGCGACCTCCTCGCTCTGCGAGGGATCACGGAGGACCCGGCGGATGACACCGTAGACCTGGGGCACCATCTGGTCGTAGAGGGCCTCGTAGGCCGCGCGATCGCCACGTGCGACTCGGGCGAGCAGCACGTCGGGATCACGGGACTCTGCGACGCGGTCGTCGGGTACAGACGACAGGTGGCGTTGGGACTCGGGCATCGACTGTTGTTCGGCGCCGCCACGGGTGCCGGATTGCCCTTTGCGTGAGAACATCCCTCGGAGCGTAGTGGTCGGGGCGCGGCGGGGCCGCGAGCGGGCTGCCATGATCGGCCGTCCTGTGTCACCAGCGCGTCCAACCGCCCGCCCCGATCTGCCCTCCCTGCCCGTGCAGGAGGTGCTGGGTGACGTCGTCGACGCGCTCGACGACGCGGGTGTGGCCGTCCTCGAGGCGCCGCCCGGTGCCGGCAAGACGACGCTCGTGCCGTTGGCGATGCGCGACGCCCGATGGCTGACCGGCCGGATCGTGGTGCTCGAACCCCGTCGGATCGCCGCACGCGCGGCAGCCGAACGCATGGCCGACCTGCTCGGCGAACCCGTCGGCCGCACCGTCGGCGTCACCACTCGCGAGGACAAGCGCACCTCGGCCGCCACGGTCGTCGAGGTCGTCACCGAAGGGGTGCTGGTCCGGCGGCTGCAGCACGACCCGACCGCCGAGGGCATCGGGGCGGTCGTCCTCGACGAGTTCCACGAACGGTCCATCGAGGCCGACCTGGCGTTGGCGTTCTCGCTGGAGTGCCGACGAGCCATCCGTGACGACCTGCGCCTGCTGGTCATGTCGGCGACGCTGGAGGGGTCGAGGGTTGCAGCGCTGCTCGGCAACGCGCCGGTCGTGACCAGCCGCGGCCGGGTGTACGACGTGGAGACCCGCCACGAGCCGGTGCCCGTCGACGCCGACATCGGCCAGGCGACCGCGGCCGCCGTGCGACGGACGCTGCCGGGAACCGACGGCGACCTGCTGGTGTTCCTTCCCGGCCAGCGGGAGATCCGGCGGGCCGCGGGGGCCCTGTCGGGCATCGACGCGGAGGTCCTGCAGCTGTACGGGGCGCTGCCGGCCGCCGAGCAACGGCGCGCCCTGCAGCCCGTGGCCGGACGACGTCGGGTGGTCCTGTCCACCGACATCGCCGAGTCGTCCCTGACGGTCCCGGGTGTCCGTGTCGTCGTCGACGCCGGGTGGGCCCGCCGCCCCCGCTTCGATCCCACGTCGGGCATGTCGCGCCTCCACACGGTCAGGGTCAGCCGGGCCAGCGCCGACCAGCGACGCGGTCGGGCTGCGCGAGAGGGCGAGGGCGTCTGTGTCCGGCTGTGGCCCGAGCACGAGGCGCTGGCCGGCCACGCACCCCCGTCCATCGCGGAGGAGGACCTGGCGCCGACCGCGCTGGAGGTGGCGGCATGGGGCACCGACGTGGTGGACCTGTCGCTGCTGGACCAACCGCCGGCGGCCACGTGGGAGGCGGCCCGTGACCTGCTGCTCGGCCTGGACGCCCTGGGGACCGACGGCCGGCTGACCGACCACGGCCGTGCGATGGCTGACCTGCCCGTCCACCCCCGGCTGGCCCACATGGCCCTGCGAGCCGATCGGCCACAACAACGGCTCGCCGCCGAGCTGGCGGCGTTGCTCGGCGAACGCGACGTGATGCTGGGCGGCGACGCCGACCTGGAGCGTCGGGTGCGGGCGCTCCGGGGCGAGCGGGTCGGCGCCGTTCGCGCCCCCACGATGACGCGGGTGCGCCGCGACGCCGACCGGCTGCACCGCCGGATCGGCGGTGGCACCGGGGCGCCGTTGACCGACGTGGGACCGCTGGTGGCGCTGGCCTACCCCGACCGGATCGCCCGTTCCCGTGGCCAGCGCGGCGTGTTCACCATGGCCGGCGGGCGGGGCGCCACCCTGCCCGAACGCGATCCGCTTGCCGGTGAGGCGCTGCTGGCGATCGCCCACGTGGACCGTGGGACGACACAGGCGCGGGTGTACCTCGCAGCAGGCCTGGACGAGGCGGCCGTCGAGCCCATGGTTCGGGTCGGGGACCACGTCGCGTGGGAAGGGGGCGACGTGGTTGCCCGTCGACAACGACGGCTCGGCGCCCTCGTGCTGTCGGAGAGCCCGCTGGCCACCCCCGATCCCGACCGGCTGCTCGCCGCCCTGCTGGAGGGGGTGCGGGCCACCGAGCTCCGTGCGCTCGGGTGGAGCCGGTCGGCGCAGGACCTTCGCGACCGCCTGCGCCACCTCCACCACGGGGCAGCCGCCGACGGCTGGCCGGCCGTCGACGACGACACGTTGCTGGCCGAGCTGGAGGAGTGGCTGGCCCCGTTCCTGACCCGGGCGCGACGACGCAGCGACCTCGAACGGGTCGACCTGCACACCGCGTTGATGTCACGGGTGCCCTATGCGCTGCACGGCCGGCTGGACGAGGCGGCACCGACGCACCTGGCCGTCCCCAGCGGGTCACGCATCCGGGTCGACTACAGCGGTGAGCAGCCGGTCCTGGCCGTCAAGCTGCAGGAGATGTTCGGCGCGACCGACGGTCCGAGGATCGCGGGTGAGCCCGTCCTGCTGCACCTGCTGTCCCCGGCACAGCGGCCGGTGCAGGTCACCGACGACCTCGCCGGGTTCTGGGAGCGGGGCTACCCGGAGGTCCGCGCCGAGCTGCGCGGTCGCTACGCCAAGCACCCGTGGCTCGAGGACCCACTGGCGGCCACGCCGACGCGGCACACCAAGCGTCGCGCGGCCGGGGGCTGACCGGCGGTTCGCCAGACGTCGCACCGACCCACCCGGGGGTCGACCCCGAGACCGACCCGGGACACCCGGGGGTGAACACGGGGGACCACCCCGATTCGCCCGCGGTGACGCCGGGCCACGGTGTGAACATGACGACACCTCGCCCCACCGCCCCCACCCCTCCCACCGGCCAGCAGGGCCCCACGCCCCCGCGACCTGGTCAGCCCCCGTACCCGCCGGGCCCCGTTCCGCCCGGTCACCCGTCCTGGTCCGTACCGGCGCGATCGGGGCCCGGCTCGTCCATCGGCGACGCAGGCCCCGATCGCGCCGATGGGTACCCGCCGAACCGTCCGGGTCCGCGGCCCGGCCCGTATCCCGGCCCCCAGGCCGGTCCCCATGCCGGCGCTCGCCCGGGCCAGCACCCCGGGCCCGTGCCGACGCCGCGGGAGCCGTCGGTGCTCAGCCCGGCGGCGGAGGCGCTCGGGTACAGCGGCGGCATCCTGACCACCCTCGCGGTGCTCTACGAGCTCGGGGACGTGTGGACCGACCTCGGCGGCGGTGCCCAGACCCTGCTCCTCGCCCTGGCGACCATCGCCCTGTCGACCGCCGCTGGGTTCGTCGGCGCGGGGGACCGCATCGCCGCCCGCCTCTCGACCACCCTGTGGCTGCTGGCCGGCATGACCGGGACCCTGACCTCCTACATCCTGTTCGACCGGGTGGCCGGGCTCGGGGCCGACGCGGGCCTGCTGGCCGCCGGTGGGACCGCCTCGGCCGCCGCCACCGCCCTGTGGCGACGGACCGACCGGGGGTTCTTCGGCGCGTTGGCCTTCCTCGGCGGACTCGTCGCCGTCTTCGGTGGCGTGGGGCTTGCCGGCGGTGGCGACGCCGCCCGCGCGACCGCCATCTGGACGGTCGGGATCGTCTGGGTCACCGCCGGGGTGGCCGTGCCACGCCTGCGGGAGCTGGCACCGCTGTCCCTCGGCGCGCTGGCTGCCTGCTCCGCGGCGCAGGCCGTCGTCGCCGACGCCGGCACCCCGGGCCTGCTGCTCGGCCTGCTGACCGCCGTCGTCCTGACCGGGGCGGCGATCAGCCTCGGCACCACCCGGCACTGGGTCTGGGCCGGGTTCGCCGGGCTGGTCTTCGTCCCCCAGGCCATCCTCGAGTGGGTGCCGGTCGACATCGCGTGGCCGCTCGCAATGATGACCGCCGGCATCGGCATGATGAGCGGCTGCATCACCCTCGTCCTGCGTCGCCGTCGTGGCCCGGGCGACGCCGGGTGACCCGTCCCGAACCACCGAGGGCTGACCCGTCCCGGACGACTCCCGGTCAGCGAAGGCCGCGGCGGCGGATGACCACCCCGATGGCGGTGCTGACCGTGGCCAGCAGCCCGGCAGCGGTCAGGCGCAGCCGGCCGATGTCGTCCGACCCGTACACCTTCACGTTCGCGTTGAGCAGCGCCTTGCTGTTCAGCGTCGTCCCCGGCACCGCTGGCACCGACAGCACCGGGTCGGCTGGGGCCGGGACCCCGGACGCCGATGGCACGGCAGCCGTGGGACCGGTGGCGAGGGCCTGTTCGGTCGGCGGGCCCGACGGCAACGTGGCGGCAGCGGCCTCGGGCGTGGCCTCGACCGTGGCGACCGGCCCCGTGGGCGGTGCCTGCGCGAACCCCGCCGAGCGGGCGGCCACGAGCGCCGGCAGCCGGGTGACGAGGTCGACCCCGTAGCGGCCCGGACAGACCGTCTGGCTCATCTCCCGGTGCGGGACGATCGTCGGCGTCACGACCGTCGTCCCCGCGGGATGGCGGTTGGATCCCCTCGACACGAACTCCGTCGTGCCCTGCGGGTTGATCCCGTAGCGGCCAGCGAGCCACGCCAGCAGCTCGGTCATGGCCGCCTCGGCCTCGGCGGTCGGTGGTTCCTCCTCGTGGTTGCCGATGAAGCAGCAGAGCTGGGCGAACCCCTGGCTGCCCCCGGTCGCCGACCCCTTGATCGGCAGGTCGATCGACCCCTCTCGCCCCTCCCAGATCGTGCCGAACCGGTCGACGAAGAAGTTGTAGGCCACGTCGGGCCAGCCCTTGTCGGGACCGGTGTGGGTGCGGTGGAACGACCGGATCATCCCGACCACGTCGCCCCGGTCGTAGGTGTTGCCCGAGGCGGTGTGGTGCACCAGCAGGAACCGGACGTCGCCCGGCGCCTCGGCCTCCAGGGGCCCCTGCGGTGGCAGGTCGCCGCCCCACGCCGATCGAGGACGGATCGTCGGTGAGACCGGCTGGGCGAGGACCGGCATCGTCCCGAACACGCCCACGCCAGCCCCGGCAGCGAGCAGCTGCAGCAGGCGTCGGCGGGTGGGGCGGACAGGGTGTGGGTCGTGGCGCACCGATGCCACGATACGGGGCCAGCCCTCTACAGTGTCGAGGTCAACGAACCGGGAGTGGACGAACATGCGATGGCAGCGCGGGCGAGGGATGTCGTCCGATATCGAGGACAGGCGCGGACAGCGGGTCTCCACGGGCAAGGTCGCTGGTGGAGGCGGGCTCATCGGCGTCGTCATCGCGATCGCCGTGGCGCTCTTCGGTGGCGGCGGTGGCGCAGACCTCGGGGCAGTCCTCGAGCAGCTCGACGTGGCCGCGCCAGCCGCGCCGGCCGACCAGAACGTGCAGGCCCAGGCCCCCGACACCGTCAGCGAGCAGGACGAGTTCGTGTCCTTCGTGCTCGACGACGTCCAGAACTTCTGGGACCGCAGCTTCGCCGACGCCGGTCGGACCTACGACCGCTCGACGCTCGTGCTGTACGAACGCGGGACGGCCACCGCTGGCTGTGGCTACGGGGAGGCGGCCATCGGCCCCTTCTACTGCCCGGCAGACCAGAAGGTCTACATCGACCTGTCGTTCTTCGACGACCTCGCCACCCGCTTCGGCGCGCCGGGTGACTTCGCCCAGGCCTACGTGATCGCCCACGAGATCGCCCACCACGTCCAGAACGTC
The nucleotide sequence above comes from Euzebya pacifica. Encoded proteins:
- a CDS encoding anti-sigma factor; translated protein: MSKDLHALTGAYVMDALDDDERAAFEAYMATSPATQAEVASLLEVGAMLGAAAAETPPEGLRRAVMSEIDNVRQERPVVTAIDEAPSVRPVAAPASRSWVTRLSMVAAAAAVAVSVGLGVLVSDLSNRLDALETTNTEVATLVAATDAARFDAGLPDGGVVTAVISDDHHAAVTVADGLPVLDEQLMYVLWAIIDGTPIAVGELHNGVPLTTQHAGLDGLGLTVEPRDAPLDMPTGTVQVQLGA
- the sigK gene encoding ECF RNA polymerase sigma factor SigK codes for the protein MFSRKGQSGTRGGAEQQSMPESQRHLSSVPDDRVAESRDPDVLLARVARGDRAAYEALYDQMVPQVYGVIRRVLRDPSQSEEVAQDVMVEVWRTATRFDTDRGSAKSLILTMAHRRAVDRVRSVQSSRDREERVSRESRERPFDSVADAVETRFETQQVREALKNLTDVQREAIEMAYYGGNTYREVAALLDTPLGTVKTRMRDGLIRLRDAMEVETR
- the hrpB gene encoding ATP-dependent helicase HrpB; the encoded protein is MQEVLGDVVDALDDAGVAVLEAPPGAGKTTLVPLAMRDARWLTGRIVVLEPRRIAARAAAERMADLLGEPVGRTVGVTTREDKRTSAATVVEVVTEGVLVRRLQHDPTAEGIGAVVLDEFHERSIEADLALAFSLECRRAIRDDLRLLVMSATLEGSRVAALLGNAPVVTSRGRVYDVETRHEPVPVDADIGQATAAAVRRTLPGTDGDLLVFLPGQREIRRAAGALSGIDAEVLQLYGALPAAEQRRALQPVAGRRRVVLSTDIAESSLTVPGVRVVVDAGWARRPRFDPTSGMSRLHTVRVSRASADQRRGRAAREGEGVCVRLWPEHEALAGHAPPSIAEEDLAPTALEVAAWGTDVVDLSLLDQPPAATWEAARDLLLGLDALGTDGRLTDHGRAMADLPVHPRLAHMALRADRPQQRLAAELAALLGERDVMLGGDADLERRVRALRGERVGAVRAPTMTRVRRDADRLHRRIGGGTGAPLTDVGPLVALAYPDRIARSRGQRGVFTMAGGRGATLPERDPLAGEALLAIAHVDRGTTQARVYLAAGLDEAAVEPMVRVGDHVAWEGGDVVARRQRRLGALVLSESPLATPDPDRLLAALLEGVRATELRALGWSRSAQDLRDRLRHLHHGAAADGWPAVDDDTLLAELEEWLAPFLTRARRRSDLERVDLHTALMSRVPYALHGRLDEAAPTHLAVPSGSRIRVDYSGEQPVLAVKLQEMFGATDGPRIAGEPVLLHLLSPAQRPVQVTDDLAGFWERGYPEVRAELRGRYAKHPWLEDPLAATPTRHTKRRAAGG
- a CDS encoding N-acetylmuramoyl-L-alanine amidase, which codes for MRHDPHPVRPTRRRLLQLLAAGAGVGVFGTMPVLAQPVSPTIRPRSAWGGDLPPQGPLEAEAPGDVRFLLVHHTASGNTYDRGDVVGMIRSFHRTHTGPDKGWPDVAYNFFVDRFGTIWEGREGSIDLPIKGSATGGSQGFAQLCCFIGNHEEEPPTAEAEAAMTELLAWLAGRYGINPQGTTEFVSRGSNRHPAGTTVVTPTIVPHREMSQTVCPGRYGVDLVTRLPALVAARSAGFAQAPPTGPVATVEATPEAAAATLPSGPPTEQALATGPTAAVPSASGVPAPADPVLSVPAVPGTTLNSKALLNANVKVYGSDDIGRLRLTAAGLLATVSTAIGVVIRRRGLR
- the ypfJ gene encoding KPN_02809 family neutral zinc metallopeptidase, producing MRWQRGRGMSSDIEDRRGQRVSTGKVAGGGGLIGVVIAIAVALFGGGGGADLGAVLEQLDVAAPAAPADQNVQAQAPDTVSEQDEFVSFVLDDVQNFWDRSFADAGRTYDRSTLVLYERGTATAGCGYGEAAIGPFYCPADQKVYIDLSFFDDLATRFGAPGDFAQAYVIAHEIAHHVQNVLGISDQVRAQQQGASQSEANDLSIRLELQADCLSGVWAHSAYGRDALSPGDLEEGLGAASAVGDDAIQSSAGAPVNPETWTHGSSEQRISWFNTGFETGDVNACDTFSGNL